The genomic window ACCAGCTGGCCGATCCGCCGGGTCGCCTCGACCCCGTCGAGCCGCGGCATCCGGATGTCCATCAGCACGACGTCGGGGCGCAGCTCGCGCACGGCCTCGACCGCCTCGAGCCCGTCACCTGCCTCGCCGAGAACGTCAAACCCGGCCCGCTCCAGGATGAGCCGGAAGCCCATCCGCACCAGCTCCTGGTCGTCCACGACGATGACCGACGTCATGCTCGCTCCAGCGGCAGCACCGCGCGCACCGTGAAGACACCACCGGTCGTGTCCGTCTCCACCTGCCCGCCGAAGAGCGCCACCCGCTCGCGCATCCCGAGCAGTCCATGGCCCGGCGTGTCGTCCGACCCCCGCGAGGGCCCGGCGTCGCTCACCTCGATCTCCAGCGCGCCGGGCAGGAACGCCATCGCCACCTGCGCACGGGTCGCCTCGGAGTGGCGGCGCACGTTGGTCAGGGCCTCCTGGACGACGCGGTATGCCGTGAGGTCCAGACCGGCGGGCAGTGGCGGTCGCTCGCCGGTGACCTCGAGGTCGACGTGCAGCCCCGCGTCGCGTGCGGAGGTGACGAGGTCGGGCAGTGCTGCGATGCCCGGCTGCGGAGCGAGGTCGTGGCCGAGGTCGGGATCGCGCAGCATCGTCACCACCCGGCGCATCTCGACGAGCGCCCCCGATCCGGTCGAGCGGATGGTGGCCAGGGCGCGACGCGCGAACTCGGGATCCTCCTCCACCACCTGCTCGGCCGCGCCGGCCTGCACGACGATCACGCCGACCGAGTGGGCCACGATGTCGTGCAGCTCGCGGGCGATCCGGGCCCGTTCGTCGGAGATCGCCCGCAGCGCCGCCTCGCGCGAGGTCGTCTCGGCCAGGTGGGCGCGCACCGCCTCGGCGGCAGCGCGGTCGGCCGAGACGCGCAGACCGTGCCCGGTGAGCCAGACCAGGGTGAGGGCGCTCCAGTGGAAGATGAGCTCGCTGGGCTCGGCGAGGAGCGGCACAAAGAGGTCAGCGAAGGTGATGAAGCCAGCCACTGCCGCCGTCCCCACCCAGCGATAGGAACCCTGGCCGTGCCGGGCGATCGTGAAGGTGAGCACGAGCAGGGGCACCAGCTGCCCAAAGAAGAGCAGGTGCATGTGCTCGGCGCCCACGGCCGCGCCCAGCGCGGGCCAGACCAGGACGCCGGTCAGAGCCACCCACGGACGGGCGCGCCGCTGGCTGAGGAAGGCAGCAAACAGGACGACGCCGACCGAGCTGACGGTGCGTGACCCCTCGCCCATGACTGACTCGAACGGCGCCCAGATCTCGAGCAGGCCGACGCCCGCGAGCAGCACGGCGACACAGATGTCGACCACCCACTGCCGCCGACGCTGACGCTCCACGGCCTCAACCTAGAGGTTCCCGCACCGCGCCGTCATCACTCTTGAGTCGTCCCCGGTCATCCTGCAGTCGCTGCCGGTCTCTGTCACGAGCGACGTCGGGAGCCACAGGTCAGTCCGGGCGGCCGACCCGCAGCGACCCGCGCCGCTCCTAGCGTCGGGCCAGGTCGACCACCTGGGTCGTCCCAGACCGCAAGGAGCAACACTATGAAACCCGCCCAGCTCACCCGCACCGCCGTCGCCATCTCACTGGTCGTGGGCGCCGCCCTGATCGTCGTCAGCGTCCTGCTGATGCCCGACTTCTCCGGTGGGCACCGCGAACGCCTGGAGGCCATCGCCGCAGCCCAGGGCACTGCCACGATCTCCGCGCTGAGCTTCACCGCCTCTCAGCTCTTCCTGGCCGTGGGCCTGGTCGGGGTCGCCCACCTGGTCCGGTCCCGCGTGCCGCTGCTCGCCACCCTCGGCGGGGTGCTCGCGGTCCTCGGAACCTTCGGCCACGCGGTCTATGGCGGTGTGAACGTCCTGATGCTGGCGATGGCCCAGGACCTGGCCGCCCTCGACGCCCACGCGGCAGTCCTCGCCCGTGGCGAGGGGGGCATCGGGATCCCGTTCATGGCGGCCGGGCTGCTCGGCACCGTCCTCGGCTTCATCCTCCTCGGCGTCGCTGTCTGGCGCGGTGGCCTGGGCCCACGCTGGGTCGGGCCGGCCATGCTCGTCTGGGTGGTCGTGGAGTTCGTCGGGTCCGGCTTCTCGCAGTGGGCGGGCTATGCCTCCGGTGCCCTCTATGCGGTGATCTTCGGGGCGCTGGCCCACGCCGTCTGGCAGTCCTCGATCAGCCACTGGCAGACGGCGGCCGAGGTGGGCGTCGACACAGGGAGCAGGTCGGAGCGGGTCGGCGTCTAGGCAGGCGCCGCAGGTGTCCTAGGCTCCAGGGAACCAACTGCGAGGCTGGCGGGTGTCATGGGCATGGGACTGGAGCAGGACGCTGCGCTCGGGGACTACTACCCCCTGGCCTACCGGCGTCTGATCGGCACGCTGCAGGTGATGGGTGTGCCGGCCGCCGACGCGGGCGAGGTCGCGCAGGAGGCGTTCGTCCGGCTCATCCCGCGCTGGGACACGATCCGCACCTATGAGAGCCCCGACGGCTGGCTGCGCACGGTCGCCTGGCGGGTCTGGCTCAACCGGCGGCGAAAGCACGCGCGGGTGTCGCTCGTCGACGAGGTGCCCGAGCCCGCCCAGGTGCCCGGCATCAGCCGCGAGGACCGGACCAGCCTGCTGGCGGCGCTGGAAGAGCTCCCCGAGGGGCACCGCGAGGTTGTCGTGCTGCACTACCTCGTCGACCTGCCCGTCGCGCGCATCGCTGACGAGCTCGGCGTCGCGCCCGGCACGGTCAAGTCCCGCCTCTCCCGCGCCAGGTCCGCCCTGGCCGCCACACTCGCACCCCTGGAGGTCGACGATGTCTGAGCGAGACGACGCCGACGAGCTGATCACCACCGTCCTGCGCGAGGAGGCAGATCGCCTGGGCGCCGGCATACCCCCGCCGTTGGAGGACCTCCAGCACAGCGCGACCAGACGGCGTCAGAGTCGCTGGGTTGCCGCCGGACTGGGTGGCTTTGCCGCAGCGTTGATGGTCGGTGCGCTGGTCTGGGCCTATCTGCCGTCCGCGGAGGACACGTCTGTTGCCCCGGCTGGCGGGCCGATCACTGACACCTTCGACGTCCCGACCTATGCGTGGGACGAGGGCGGCGGCGACGCCGCTCAGGTGTCCGGCACCCTGGCGTTCACCGACGCGGGCTGTCCGCTGCTGGTCGAGGGCGAGCGGGCCACGGCGCTGATGCTGCCCAACGCGACCGGCGTGACCTATGACAACGGGGTGCGCGGCGTGGTGGACGGCAAGGGCCGCGTCTATGCGACCGAGGGCCAGACGATGGAGTATGCCGGGGGCTGGCAGCAGCCGGCCGCCGGCGAGTTCGCGCAGAGCTGGGCAGCGTTGTGCGGTGACACGCCCGCCCGCGACATCGTCTATGTCAACGACGTCGCGGCGCACGAGACCCTGAGCGAGGTGCCGCCAAGGCCGGCTGATGACCTGCCGACGGCTCCCGCCACCGCGCAGGAGCTCGGGTGGTTCGAGGTGCCGACCTTCCCGTTCGACGCCGACGGTCCGCGGGAGGACGCGCTGATCGAGGGGGTCGTGGAGTTCACCGACGAGGGGTGTCCCTATGTCGAGACCGATGGGTTCCGCACCGGTCTGGTCTTCCCCAACGCAGAGGGTTTTGACAACCCGGACGTGGAGGAGCCACGCATGGTCTATGCCTATTTCGACAGCGGCACCAGCGGCATGATGGCCATGGAGGGCGAGGCGATTTCGTATGGCGGTGGGGGCGGCGCGGCCGACGACGAGCGCTGGACCTCGGTGTGTGCGCAGTCGCCCGTCGACGGGATCTTTATCGTGCAGGACACTCTCTAGGCGTGGGTCGCCACCCACCAAATCGCCACCCACCAACCTGTGCACGGAAAACTCACCTGTGGGCCAGATATTTCCCGCTCACAAGTGCGTTAACCGTGCCCAGCCGGACAGGGAGGGCGGGGTCGCCGAGGTTTGTTTGCGAGAATGACCCGGCACAGTCACTGACGAGGGCGGGCCCCTCGAGCGAGGAGCCTTGATGAGCGGCGAAGAGCTGACCGGTGTCGCCGGGTGGGCCGTCAACCTGATGGAGACCCTCGGCGGCCCCGGGGCGGGTCTGGCGATCGCCGCGGAGAACCTCTTTCCGCCGATCCCCAGCGAGGTGATCCTGCCGCTGGCCGGCTTCACCGCGAGCCGTGGCTCGTTCACCCTCGCCGAGGCCCTGATCTGGACCACGGCTGGTTCGGTGATCGGGGCGCTCGCGCTCTATGCGTTGGGCGTGGCACTGGGGCGCGACCGGATGCGGGCGATCTGGGACAGGCTGCCGCTGGTCAAGATGAGCGACCTGGACAAGACCGAGGCGTGGTTCGAGCGGCACGGCAGGAAGGCCGTCTTCTTTGGCCGGATGATCCCGATCTTCCGCAGCCTGATCTCGATCCCGGCCGGCGTGGAGCGCATGCCCGTGCACATCTTTGGTCTGCTCACCCTGGCGGGCAGCGCCATCTGGAACACGATCTTTGTGCTGGCCGGCTACTACCTGGGCGAGAACTGGCACCGGGTCGAGCCCTATGCCGACACGTTCCAGAAGGTCGTCATCGTCGTGGTGGTCGCACTGGTCGTGTGGTGGGTGGTGCGCCGGGCGCTGGAGAACAACCGGGCCCGCAGCGCCGGTGTCTGAGTCGGGCGAGGCCCCGGAAGTCGGCGTCGGGCCCCTGGAGCGGCCGTGGCCGACCGGGCCGGACGGCAGCCTCCCTCAGCACCTGGACCCAGAGCTGCTTCGCGAGGGGGACCGCCGCAACGTCGTCGACGGCTACCGCTACTGGCGGCACGAGGCGATCGTGGCCGACCTGGACACCCGGCGGCACGGCTTCCACGTGGCCGTCGAGAACTGGGGCCACGACTTCAACATCGG from Ornithinimicrobium cryptoxanthini includes these protein-coding regions:
- a CDS encoding sensor histidine kinase, which encodes MERQRRRQWVVDICVAVLLAGVGLLEIWAPFESVMGEGSRTVSSVGVVLFAAFLSQRRARPWVALTGVLVWPALGAAVGAEHMHLLFFGQLVPLLVLTFTIARHGQGSYRWVGTAAVAGFITFADLFVPLLAEPSELIFHWSALTLVWLTGHGLRVSADRAAAEAVRAHLAETTSREAALRAISDERARIARELHDIVAHSVGVIVVQAGAAEQVVEEDPEFARRALATIRSTGSGALVEMRRVVTMLRDPDLGHDLAPQPGIAALPDLVTSARDAGLHVDLEVTGERPPLPAGLDLTAYRVVQEALTNVRRHSEATRAQVAMAFLPGALEIEVSDAGPSRGSDDTPGHGLLGMRERVALFGGQVETDTTGGVFTVRAVLPLERA
- a CDS encoding RNA polymerase sigma factor → MGMGLEQDAALGDYYPLAYRRLIGTLQVMGVPAADAGEVAQEAFVRLIPRWDTIRTYESPDGWLRTVAWRVWLNRRRKHARVSLVDEVPEPAQVPGISREDRTSLLAALEELPEGHREVVVLHYLVDLPVARIADELGVAPGTVKSRLSRARSALAATLAPLEVDDV
- a CDS encoding DedA family protein; this translates as MSGEELTGVAGWAVNLMETLGGPGAGLAIAAENLFPPIPSEVILPLAGFTASRGSFTLAEALIWTTAGSVIGALALYALGVALGRDRMRAIWDRLPLVKMSDLDKTEAWFERHGRKAVFFGRMIPIFRSLISIPAGVERMPVHIFGLLTLAGSAIWNTIFVLAGYYLGENWHRVEPYADTFQKVVIVVVVALVVWWVVRRALENNRARSAGV